One window from the genome of Archaeoglobaceae archaeon encodes:
- a CDS encoding MBL fold metallo-hydrolase, protein MKIKAELKEVSDGVYAFLQHGGWFVSNAGLIVGEKFAVVVDSLTNENMAKDFIEKIREVTNKPIRYLINTHWHGDHIWTNHLFGATTICHENCREDALNAFPEIYSALFPDFDFSGAKVTLQDITLSSRMKIHLEHEELELLHFGTAHTTGDVCVYLPKKKIVFCGDLLFSRPCTPFVMFGSISGIIEALKKLYNLNAEIFVPGHGDVAERDEILVNIDYYRFVQEEAKKCLEKGLDLNEAIKNVELGKFAEWSNAERIAGNLARAYSELSGTPFDLLEATRIMFDLAKKLNSGQHL, encoded by the coding sequence ATGAAAATTAAGGCAGAACTAAAGGAAGTCTCTGATGGGGTTTATGCGTTTCTACAGCACGGGGGATGGTTTGTAAGCAATGCTGGGCTGATAGTCGGAGAAAAGTTTGCGGTGGTTGTTGATAGTCTAACAAACGAAAATATGGCGAAAGATTTTATTGAGAAAATAAGGGAAGTGACAAATAAGCCTATAAGATATCTTATAAACACCCACTGGCATGGAGATCATATTTGGACAAACCATCTCTTTGGAGCAACAACGATATGCCACGAGAATTGCAGAGAAGACGCATTAAACGCTTTTCCAGAAATTTACTCAGCTCTTTTTCCAGATTTTGACTTTAGTGGAGCAAAAGTAACTCTGCAGGATATCACTTTGAGCAGTAGAATGAAAATACACCTTGAACACGAAGAATTGGAGCTTTTGCATTTTGGCACCGCACACACAACTGGAGATGTATGTGTTTATTTACCAAAAAAGAAAATTGTATTTTGCGGAGATTTACTTTTTTCAAGACCATGCACACCATTCGTAATGTTCGGTAGCATTTCAGGAATTATCGAAGCTTTGAAAAAGCTTTACAATCTTAATGCTGAGATTTTTGTGCCCGGACATGGAGATGTCGCTGAGAGAGATGAAATTCTTGTAAATATCGATTACTACCGCTTTGTTCAGGAAGAGGCAAAGAAGTGTCTGGAAAAGGGATTAGATCTAAACGAAGCCATAAAAAATGTAGAACTTGGAAAGTTCGCTGAATGGTCTAATGCAGAAAGAATTGCTGGAAATCTGGCAAGAGCTTACAGTGAATTAAGTGGCACGCCATTTGATTTGCTCGAAGCTACGAGAATAATGTTTGATCTGGCTAAAAAATTAAATAGTGGACAACACCTATAA
- a CDS encoding fumarylacetoacetate hydrolase family protein — MKFVTFWANGDRIGFVVGGKVVDLRLAYASYLKEIEKESTPLKQAYATIPSNMVDFLDREDQSMKIAKNVYDFVCEKIDSGKTLESLNGDKVIYDLNDVKLRAPIPIPRLMIDFSTFEEHVKMSFEKMGQNVPAEWYVMPVGYKMNPYSVIGPEEPIVYPSYTQLLDYELEFAVVIGKKGKNIPKEKAYDFVFGYTIVNDVSARDVEYIELRAMPLGPLKSKDFDSATPMGPWIVTKDEINDPHNLKMQARVNGEIWSEASTKDMYWKIPDLIEHFSREQTIYPGMILLSGTPGHGCGLHIGRFLNPGDVVELEIEKIGVLRNRVVKIA, encoded by the coding sequence ATGAAATTCGTAACTTTTTGGGCTAATGGAGACAGAATTGGCTTCGTCGTTGGTGGCAAGGTTGTTGACTTGAGATTAGCTTATGCAAGCTATTTGAAGGAAATTGAAAAAGAAAGCACACCACTAAAGCAAGCATACGCTACAATACCATCAAATATGGTCGATTTTCTCGATCGCGAGGATCAGTCAATGAAAATTGCAAAGAACGTTTATGACTTCGTTTGCGAAAAAATCGATAGTGGTAAGACATTGGAATCACTAAATGGCGATAAAGTTATTTATGATCTTAATGATGTAAAATTGAGAGCTCCAATTCCGATTCCAAGACTCATGATTGACTTTTCAACCTTCGAAGAGCACGTAAAGATGTCTTTTGAGAAAATGGGTCAGAATGTGCCAGCGGAATGGTATGTGATGCCTGTTGGCTACAAGATGAATCCCTACTCAGTCATAGGTCCCGAAGAGCCAATCGTTTATCCAAGCTATACCCAACTCCTTGACTACGAGCTTGAGTTTGCTGTGGTGATTGGAAAGAAGGGCAAAAATATACCCAAGGAGAAAGCATACGATTTTGTTTTCGGCTATACAATTGTAAACGATGTCAGTGCAAGAGACGTTGAATACATCGAACTCAGAGCTATGCCTTTAGGACCTTTGAAGAGCAAGGATTTCGACTCCGCAACACCTATGGGTCCTTGGATTGTCACAAAAGACGAAATCAATGATCCGCACAATCTGAAAATGCAGGCTCGGGTTAATGGAGAAATCTGGTCGGAAGCGAGCACAAAGGACATGTATTGGAAGATCCCAGATCTGATTGAGCATTTTTCTCGGGAGCAAACGATTTATCCTGGAATGATATTGCTTTCAGGAACCCCCGGACACGGATGTGGACTGCACATCGGCAGATTTCTGAATCCTGGCGACGTGGTTGAACTTGAGATTGAAAAGATCGGAGTTCTGAGAAACAGGGTTGTAAAGATAGCCTGA